GGTGAGCCTCTACGTTCCGGCTGGATACGACCTGAACAAGGTCATGCAGCAGCTGAGGGAGGAGTACGGAACGGCCCAGAACATCAAGAGCAAGTCAACCCGAAAGAACGTCCTCGGTGCCCTTGAGAGGGCAATGCAGCACCTCAAGCTCTACCGCAAGACCCCCGAGACCGGCCTGGCCCTCTTCGTCGGAAACGTCAGCGAGCAGGAGGGCGTCAGCGACATAAAGCTCTGGGCGATAATCCCGCCCGAACCCCTCAGGGTAAGGCTCTACCGATGCGACCAGACTTTCATCACCGAGCCGCTGGAGGAGATGCTTCGCGTCAAGGACGCCTACGGCCTCATAACCGTTGAGAAGAACGAGGCCACCATCGGAGTCCTCCGCGGAAAGCGCATTGACGTCATAGACGAGCTGACCTCCAACGTCCCCGGCAAGACGAGGGCCGGTGGTCAGTCGGCCAGGCGTTACGAGCGCATCCGTGAGCAGGAGACCCACGAGTTCATGAAGCGCATCGCCGAGCACGCCAACAAGGCCTTCCTCCCCCTCCTGGAGAAGGGCGAGCTGAGGGGCATAATCATAGGCGGCCCGGGACCGACCAAGGAGGACTTCATAGACGGCGAGTACCTCCACCACGAGCTCAGGAAGAAGATAATCGGCGTCGTTGACATCAGCTACAGCGGGGCCTACGGTCTCAAGGAGCTCGTCGAGAAGGCCAGCGACATCCTCAAAGACCACGAGGCCATAAAGGAGCGCCACCTCATACAGAACTTCTTCAGGCACCTCGTCAAGGACACCGGGATGATAACGTACGGTGAGAACGAAGTCAGGAAGGCCCTGGAGCTCGGCGCCGTCGATACGCTCCTCATCAGCGAGGGCTACGACAGGGTCAGGGTTAGGGTTAAGTGCAACAGCTGCGGCTGGGAAGAGCTCAAGACCATGAGCGAGTCCGAGTTCCACGTTTACAAGAAAAAGCTCACCCACTGCCCCAAGTGCGGCAGTCAGAACCTCAGCTTCGAGAAGTGGGACGTCGCGGAGGAGCTAATAAA
Above is a window of Thermococcus celericrescens DNA encoding:
- the prf1 gene encoding peptide chain release factor aRF-1; translation: MSHKSAEMYELKKKVEELKGYRGRATELVSLYVPAGYDLNKVMQQLREEYGTAQNIKSKSTRKNVLGALERAMQHLKLYRKTPETGLALFVGNVSEQEGVSDIKLWAIIPPEPLRVRLYRCDQTFITEPLEEMLRVKDAYGLITVEKNEATIGVLRGKRIDVIDELTSNVPGKTRAGGQSARRYERIREQETHEFMKRIAEHANKAFLPLLEKGELRGIIIGGPGPTKEDFIDGEYLHHELRKKIIGVVDISYSGAYGLKELVEKASDILKDHEAIKERHLIQNFFRHLVKDTGMITYGENEVRKALELGAVDTLLISEGYDRVRVRVKCNSCGWEELKTMSESEFHVYKKKLTHCPKCGSQNLSFEKWDVAEELIKMAEESGSEVEVISLDTEEGQQFYKAFGGIAAFLRYKIQ